One window of the Candidatus Jettenia sp. genome contains the following:
- a CDS encoding PQQ-binding-like beta-propeller repeat protein, whose translation MIKKYSRFFTLSLFLLFLCSAPLPKTLYAQIADTPWPMFRHDLQHTGRSPYASIRKPVLKWVFQTQGAVTSSPALGEDGTIYFGSKDKKLYAITREGKQKWAFETQGEVESSPAIRKDGTILFGSWDGYLYALNPDGSLLWKYKSEGGIISSPAIAPDGTVYVGSWDKRLHAITQEGHLKWTQKTADHIASSPAVAPDGMIYFGSGDYYLFAMKPEGKALWSFGTRYLLDASPLIAPNGNIYIGSEDARFYVLRPDGHAEWTFDTQYDIDSSAAIDSEGCVYFGSGDNSIYAFTPGGKLKWSFETGASIHSSPAITADNTIYVGSRDKKVYAFGSDGSLQWTFETGDAIEASPAIDADGTLYIGSNDGKLYAIGDASMATEKARP comes from the coding sequence ATGATAAAAAAATATTCCAGATTCTTTACCCTATCTCTGTTTCTTCTCTTCTTATGTTCCGCCCCCCTACCAAAAACACTTTATGCACAAATCGCTGATACACCATGGCCTATGTTCAGGCATGATTTACAACATACCGGAAGAAGCCCTTATGCAAGTATTCGAAAGCCTGTGCTCAAGTGGGTATTCCAAACACAAGGAGCTGTTACTTCCTCTCCTGCTCTTGGAGAAGACGGTACCATCTATTTTGGATCAAAAGATAAAAAACTCTATGCTATCACCCGGGAGGGCAAACAGAAATGGGCATTCGAGACACAAGGAGAGGTTGAATCATCACCTGCTATTCGAAAGGATGGAACCATTCTCTTTGGATCTTGGGATGGTTATCTCTACGCACTCAATCCTGATGGTAGTTTACTATGGAAATACAAATCCGAAGGCGGTATCATTTCATCTCCAGCTATTGCGCCCGATGGTACGGTTTATGTTGGATCCTGGGATAAGAGACTCCATGCCATTACTCAGGAAGGACATTTAAAATGGACGCAAAAGACCGCTGATCATATAGCATCATCTCCTGCTGTTGCCCCAGATGGTATGATCTATTTTGGTTCCGGAGATTATTATTTGTTTGCCATGAAACCAGAGGGTAAGGCTCTGTGGAGTTTTGGTACCAGGTACCTTTTAGATGCATCCCCTTTAATAGCGCCGAACGGAAATATATACATTGGTTCTGAAGATGCAAGGTTCTATGTCCTTCGGCCAGATGGGCATGCAGAATGGACTTTTGATACTCAGTATGATATTGATTCTTCCGCTGCCATTGATAGCGAAGGTTGTGTATACTTCGGTTCCGGCGATAATAGCATCTATGCGTTTACACCCGGCGGAAAACTGAAATGGTCTTTTGAGACAGGAGCTTCTATTCACTCTTCTCCCGCTATCACTGCAGATAACACTATTTACGTCGGTTCCAGAGATAAAAAAGTATACGCCTTTGGTTCTGATGGAAGTTTACAATGGACATTTGAAACCGGAGATGCAATAGAGGCATCACCTGCGATTGACGCAGATGGGACCCTTTATATCGGCTCTAATGATGGAAAGCTTTATGCTATAGGAGATGCATCGATGGCAACTGAGAAGGCAAGGCCTTAG